CGGGGATAGTAACGCTCCCGTCGGGTTGCTGGAAATTTTCGAGTATCGCCACGAGCGTCCTCCCGACGGCAAGGCCCGAGCCGTTAAGCGTGTGCACGAAGCGCGGCTTGCCACCCTTCGACTTATACCTTATCCCCGCCCTCCGGGCCTGGAAATCCTCGAAGTTCGAACACGACG
This genomic interval from Thermodesulfobacteriota bacterium contains the following:
- a CDS encoding aminoacyl--tRNA ligase-related protein yields the protein SCSNFEDFQARRAGIRYKSKGGKPRFVHTLNGSGLAVGRTLVAILENFQQPDGSVTIPEALRPYMGGLDKITK